Proteins encoded by one window of Mustelus asterias chromosome 9, sMusAst1.hap1.1, whole genome shotgun sequence:
- the LOC144498468 gene encoding protein BTG1-like has product MYVLGTWAEMKPEISAAVGFICKLLRTKATVNERQLQTFCQSLQELLAEHYKHHWFPEKPCKGSGYRCIRINHKMDPIIWKAANRIGLSDRQVFQLLPSELTLWVDPFEVSYRIGEDGSICVLYEAHPAGHSHHHGHRLGVASPPSSSSSSSSSLAAMVDGSRTSCKDELLLGRTSPSKTYNMMTVSS; this is encoded by the exons ATGTACGTTTTGGGCACCTGGGCCGAGATGAAGCCAGAGATCAGCGCGGCGGTGGGATTTATCTGCAAGCTCCTCCGGACCAAGGCGACGGTGAACGAGCGGCAGCTGCAGACTTTCTGCCAGTCGCTGCAGGAACTGCTGGCAG AGCACTACAAGCACCACTGGTTCCCCGAGAAGCCCTGCAAAGGCTCCGGGTACCGGTGCATCCGGATCAACCACAAGATGGACCCCATCATCTGGAAGGCAGCGAACCGGATCGGCCTGAGCGACCGGCAGGTTTTCCAGCTGCTGCCCAGCGAACTCACCCTCTGGGTCGACCCGTTCGAGGTGTCGTACCGGATCGGCGAGGACGGCTCCATCTGCGTCCTGTACGAGGCTCACCCCGCGGGCCACAGCCACCACCACGGCCACCGCCTGGGAGTCgcctcgcccccctcctcctcctcctcctcctcctcctccctggcTGCCATGGTGGACGGCAGCCGGACCAGCTGCAAGGACGAGCTGCTGCTGGGCAGGACCAGCCCTTCCAAAACCTACAACATGATGACCGTGTCCAGCTAG